A single genomic interval of Oceanithermus profundus DSM 14977 harbors:
- a CDS encoding amino acid ABC transporter permease, producing MRALTWLKENLFNGWFNSALTVVTAWLLFAVAKGVFLWVFEEARWSVVPENMRLLMVGSYPPDQVWRIWTITAVVLFVAGLLYAHCNRGRAPLWMWIGAVAVFAVSFPVLFPLTRVYLLITVLSLPVGITVGHYLSARVVHAAAAFGALVILFLLWGKTDRLGGFSFTLMLTVLASVFAFPLGLLLALGRTGKWPVFRALSILYIELIRGVPLITVLFLSYYMVPLFLPASWEVPTLFSIVVGFSMFAAAYLAEYVRGGIQGVPKGQYEAAWALGLSGTQSARYIILPQAIRSVIPALIGQLIAIFKDTSLVYILGLFDLLFMAITVARNPKFLGTEREVLLFIALVYFVGAALMSYASRKLERAMGLGTR from the coding sequence ATGAGGGCCCTGACTTGGTTAAAGGAAAACCTTTTTAACGGCTGGTTCAACTCGGCGTTAACGGTGGTTACCGCTTGGCTGCTGTTTGCCGTTGCCAAAGGCGTCTTCCTCTGGGTTTTCGAGGAAGCGCGTTGGTCCGTCGTCCCTGAAAACATGCGCCTGCTCATGGTCGGTTCCTATCCGCCGGATCAGGTGTGGCGCATATGGACGATTACTGCTGTGGTCCTTTTTGTTGCAGGCCTGCTGTATGCGCATTGTAACCGGGGGCGTGCGCCCTTATGGATGTGGATCGGGGCCGTTGCCGTTTTTGCGGTGAGTTTCCCGGTTCTGTTTCCGTTGACCCGCGTCTATCTCCTCATTACCGTTTTGTCCTTGCCCGTCGGTATTACCGTCGGCCATTACCTTTCAGCCAGGGTGGTGCATGCGGCGGCGGCCTTCGGTGCGCTCGTGATCCTTTTTTTGCTGTGGGGGAAAACCGATCGCTTGGGCGGATTTTCGTTCACTTTAATGTTGACCGTACTGGCCAGCGTTTTCGCTTTCCCGCTAGGGCTATTGCTGGCGTTGGGACGAACGGGCAAGTGGCCCGTCTTTCGGGCGCTGTCGATTCTTTACATTGAGCTGATTCGTGGCGTTCCACTGATCACCGTACTTTTTCTCTCCTACTACATGGTCCCCCTCTTCCTTCCGGCGAGCTGGGAGGTGCCGACGCTGTTTTCCATCGTGGTCGGTTTCAGCATGTTCGCGGCCGCCTACTTGGCGGAGTACGTTCGCGGTGGGATCCAGGGGGTACCCAAAGGGCAGTACGAGGCCGCTTGGGCGCTGGGTTTATCGGGGACTCAGTCGGCTCGCTACATTATTCTTCCGCAGGCGATCCGCTCGGTCATCCCTGCTCTGATCGGACAACTTATCGCCATTTTTAAAGACACCTCACTGGTTTACATCCTGGGGCTCTTCGATCTGCTTTTCATGGCGATTACCGTGGCAAGAAACCCGAAGTTCCTGGGCACCGAGAGGGAAGTGCTGTTGTTCATAGCACTCGTTTACTTCGTCGGGGCCGCCCTCATGTCCTACGCGAGCCGGAAGCTCGAACGCGCCATGGGCTTGGGGACGCGGTAA
- a CDS encoding amino acid ABC transporter permease yields the protein MIEAVPFWKDERKLAILFQALLLTVVVAVLLFLGYMASTNMAARNLQFSFGFLTEPADFQIYEGYTVAKEQGRWILRLYHPSDQVWQAMVTGFLNTLRVSFLGIVLTTVLGVLIGIGRLSSNWLVNRLSFAYVELIRNTPLLVQMVFWYLAVFLLLPPIRTAPRFHGVIVSNKGVLIPWPVPDAAWASFAPYFYAGLALWALLWLARSLWRPPRWLYWLTPAAAWGLGLYLVGSIPLELSVPQVQGFRVEGGMQLSPEFSSVLLALVLYTASYIAEIVRGAIQSLPKGQWEAPASLGLSYAQTLRLIILPQAMRIVIPPLGNQYLNLTKNSSLAIAIAFPEIMSVYETTVNQAGHSIEGILIVMAAYLSLSLFISALINWYNVKVALVGVAR from the coding sequence ATGATCGAGGCCGTCCCCTTCTGGAAAGACGAACGCAAGCTCGCCATTCTTTTCCAAGCCCTGCTGTTGACCGTGGTCGTCGCGGTCCTGCTTTTCCTGGGTTATATGGCCAGCACCAACATGGCCGCCCGCAACCTCCAGTTTTCATTTGGGTTCCTGACTGAGCCCGCTGACTTCCAAATCTATGAAGGCTATACCGTGGCCAAGGAGCAGGGGCGCTGGATCTTGCGTCTTTACCACCCCTCCGATCAGGTTTGGCAGGCCATGGTCACGGGGTTTCTTAATACCCTAAGGGTATCCTTTCTGGGCATCGTGCTCACAACCGTGTTGGGTGTTTTGATCGGTATCGGCCGACTATCGAGCAACTGGCTCGTCAACCGGCTTTCGTTTGCCTATGTGGAACTTATCCGCAACACGCCCCTGCTCGTGCAGATGGTGTTTTGGTACTTGGCGGTGTTTTTGTTGCTTCCGCCGATACGCACGGCACCCCGCTTCCATGGCGTGATCGTCAGCAATAAAGGGGTGCTCATTCCTTGGCCCGTTCCTGATGCGGCGTGGGCCAGCTTCGCGCCTTATTTTTACGCCGGGTTGGCTTTGTGGGCCTTGTTATGGCTCGCGCGTTCGCTTTGGCGCCCCCCGCGTTGGCTGTATTGGTTGACGCCGGCGGCTGCGTGGGGTTTGGGCCTCTACCTGGTGGGTTCCATACCGCTTGAGCTCTCCGTTCCGCAGGTCCAAGGCTTCCGCGTTGAGGGGGGCATGCAGCTCTCTCCTGAGTTTAGTTCGGTGCTTTTGGCCCTCGTGCTTTATACGGCCTCGTACATTGCCGAGATCGTTCGCGGCGCCATACAATCGCTGCCGAAAGGGCAGTGGGAGGCGCCCGCAAGCCTGGGGCTTAGTTACGCACAAACTCTTAGGCTGATCATTCTTCCTCAAGCCATGCGTATCGTCATACCCCCCCTGGGCAACCAATACCTCAACCTCACCAAGAACTCGTCCCTGGCCATCGCGATCGCCTTCCCTGAAATCATGAGCGTCTACGAAACGACGGTCAATCAGGCCGGGCACAGCATTGAAGGCATCCTCATCGTCATGGCGGCCTACCTAAGCCTTTCGCTCTTCATCAGCGCGTTGATCAACTGGTACAACGTCAAGGTGGCCCTCGTGGGGGTGGCGCGATGA
- a CDS encoding amino acid ABC transporter substrate-binding protein, with translation MRKLLVLLAVLSLGVLGLAQQSRLDVVKQRGKLICGVNGGAPGFGFIDEKTGDYVGFDVDFCRAVAAAIFDDPTKVDFVPLNAKVRFNAIQTGKVDVVFRNTTVTTSRDSQLGVDFLPVNFYDGQGVMVKKSLGVKSVYDLKGATVCTNAGTTTEKNWTDVDRAHNLGTKLLTFDDFSKSMAGLESGRCDAVTTDKSGLVGWKAKSKDPESLVILPETLSKEPLAGFTFQNDSKWRDALTWIVYATMQAEEFGITQANLDQMLKSSNPGIRRFLGVESKLGEGLGLTNDFAARVIRHVGNYGEIYARHLGPDSPFFIPREGSLNALYTDGGLIYSPPFR, from the coding sequence ATGAGAAAACTGCTCGTTCTGTTGGCCGTCCTTTCTTTGGGTGTTCTGGGCTTGGCGCAGCAGTCGCGTCTTGACGTCGTCAAGCAGCGCGGCAAGTTGATCTGCGGCGTCAACGGTGGCGCTCCGGGCTTTGGCTTCATCGACGAGAAGACCGGCGACTACGTTGGCTTCGACGTCGATTTCTGCCGCGCCGTTGCGGCGGCCATCTTCGATGACCCCACCAAGGTTGATTTCGTGCCGCTGAATGCGAAAGTGCGGTTTAACGCGATCCAGACCGGTAAGGTGGACGTGGTTTTCCGGAATACCACCGTAACCACCAGCCGCGACAGCCAGCTGGGCGTGGACTTCCTTCCCGTCAACTTCTACGACGGTCAGGGCGTCATGGTCAAGAAGAGCCTGGGCGTGAAGTCGGTCTACGACCTGAAGGGTGCGACGGTCTGCACCAACGCCGGCACCACGACCGAAAAGAACTGGACCGACGTGGACCGTGCGCACAACCTGGGCACCAAGCTGTTGACTTTCGACGACTTCAGCAAGTCCATGGCCGGGCTCGAGTCGGGCCGCTGCGATGCGGTTACCACCGATAAATCCGGCTTGGTGGGGTGGAAGGCCAAGAGCAAGGATCCCGAGTCGCTTGTCATCCTCCCCGAAACCCTTTCCAAGGAGCCGCTCGCGGGCTTTACCTTCCAGAACGACAGCAAGTGGCGCGACGCGCTCACCTGGATCGTTTACGCCACCATGCAGGCCGAGGAGTTCGGCATCACCCAAGCCAACCTCGACCAGATGCTGAAGAGCAGCAACCCTGGCATTCGCCGCTTCCTGGGTGTCGAGAGCAAGCTGGGTGAAGGGCTTGGACTTACCAACGACTTTGCTGCGCGCGTAATTCGTCACGTGGGCAACTACGGGGAAATCTACGCCCGCCACCTCGGGCCCGACAGCCCGTTCTTCATCCCGCGCGAGGGTAGCTTGAACGCGCTCTACACCGACGGCGGCCTCATCTACTCGCCGCCCTTCCGGTAA
- a CDS encoding amino acid ABC transporter permease: MKLLKVLAWLGVALAAIAVGYVVFFAGIEAALRWYFLAVNFTASKVPNFAHNLRLGAEVTIKLTVISSVTGLFLGLFAGIARLSKNPLFRWPAQFYVWVIRGTPLLVQILFAYNALPFLLEPAWKYLQPLGAPPIQDVLTPYWAAFIALSVNVGAYNAEVIRAGIQAIAKGQWEAAMSLGMRPFQVMRYIIVPQAIKIVVPPLVNNVIALLKDSSLASVITLLELVHQGQRMISITFRPVEVYVAVAAIYLILTTVLTFFTDWLEREMARRGAET, from the coding sequence ATGAAGCTGCTCAAGGTGCTGGCATGGTTGGGCGTCGCGCTGGCCGCGATCGCCGTGGGTTACGTCGTCTTCTTCGCGGGTATCGAGGCTGCGCTTCGGTGGTACTTTCTGGCGGTGAACTTCACCGCGAGCAAGGTTCCCAACTTCGCCCACAATCTGCGGCTGGGGGCGGAAGTCACGATCAAGCTGACCGTGATCAGCTCGGTCACGGGCCTCTTCCTGGGGCTCTTTGCCGGCATCGCCCGCCTCTCGAAGAACCCGCTCTTTCGCTGGCCGGCGCAGTTCTATGTCTGGGTAATTCGGGGAACGCCGCTCCTCGTGCAGATTCTGTTCGCCTACAACGCGCTGCCCTTCCTGCTCGAACCGGCTTGGAAGTACCTCCAGCCCCTGGGCGCACCGCCGATCCAGGACGTGCTGACCCCTTACTGGGCCGCTTTCATCGCGCTGAGCGTCAACGTGGGGGCCTACAACGCCGAGGTTATCCGTGCGGGGATCCAGGCGATCGCGAAAGGGCAGTGGGAAGCAGCCATGTCTCTGGGCATGCGACCGTTTCAGGTGATGCGCTACATCATTGTGCCCCAGGCCATCAAGATCGTCGTTCCGCCTCTGGTCAACAACGTCATCGCGCTGCTCAAGGACAGCTCCTTGGCTTCGGTCATTACGTTGCTTGAACTTGTGCATCAGGGTCAGCGCATGATTTCGATCACCTTCCGCCCGGTGGAGGTCTACGTGGCGGTGGCGGCCATCTACCTCATATTGACAACGGTGCTCACCTTCTTCACCGACTGGCTGGAGCGCGAGATGGCGCGTCGCGGTGCTGAGACCTGA
- a CDS encoding ABC transporter substrate-binding protein: protein MKRILWLASLVLVLGSLGMAQKFRTFPEIKQSGKILIGTEGAFPPFNFFDDQNNLKGFDIDIGNAIAGQLGLGPEWKAHAWDTMLIALNQGRFDFVIASHTITEERAKAVDFTKPYYCTGNVIVSKPGGPQTPEELKGKVIGAQLGTTFEEFAKQFGPKQLKTYQTNPDAVQDLMLGRIDAWITDQFTAIEAIQSRDLNLQISGLLNREEIGMAVAKGNSLLLAALNQALDEIQANGVYEQISMKWFGKDIRCK from the coding sequence ATGAAGAGAATTCTATGGTTGGCATCGCTCGTATTGGTCCTGGGCTCTTTGGGTATGGCGCAGAAGTTCCGCACCTTTCCCGAGATCAAGCAGAGCGGCAAGATCCTGATCGGCACCGAGGGGGCCTTCCCGCCGTTCAACTTCTTCGACGATCAGAACAACCTCAAGGGTTTCGACATCGACATCGGCAACGCCATCGCTGGTCAGCTGGGGCTCGGGCCCGAGTGGAAGGCCCACGCCTGGGACACCATGCTCATCGCCCTCAACCAGGGCCGCTTCGACTTCGTGATCGCTTCGCACACCATCACCGAGGAGCGCGCCAAGGCGGTGGACTTTACCAAGCCCTACTACTGCACCGGTAACGTGATCGTCTCCAAGCCGGGCGGTCCCCAGACGCCCGAGGAGCTTAAGGGCAAGGTCATCGGCGCCCAGCTGGGCACGACCTTCGAGGAGTTCGCCAAGCAGTTCGGGCCGAAGCAGCTCAAGACCTACCAGACCAACCCGGACGCGGTGCAGGACCTGATGCTCGGCCGCATCGATGCCTGGATCACCGACCAGTTCACGGCGATCGAGGCCATCCAATCGCGCGACCTCAACCTGCAGATCTCCGGCCTCCTGAACCGGGAAGAGATTGGCATGGCCGTGGCCAAGGGCAACAGCCTGTTGCTCGCCGCGCTCAACCAGGCGCTGGACGAGATCCAGGCCAACGGGGTCTATGAGCAGATCTCGATGAAGTGGTTCGGCAAGGACATCCGCTGTAAGTAA
- a CDS encoding class I SAM-dependent RNA methyltransferase, producing the protein MDLEAVIEKLVPGGLGLARTPEGVLLVRGALPGERVRVRAERKKNHLEGELLEVLEPSPDREDPGLPPGADLPLGYEAQLPVKEGFVRESLARVARLETEVQPIHPSPAPLGYRTAAQFALHPLGGLAYRVPGSDELVRVEDDPLLAEPLRKALRLLNTWPLVGLEEVALRGSLLTGGVQVGLVGGKARHFRKAAEGLVEAGIAGVWWGAADPRGRFRGPTRFLAGKETLLERYGELEVQVDVVSFAQVNPPAAAALYAEAAKLAGTGESALELYGGSGVLGFFLAQGYARVTVTDLNRRSIEKGRADAARLGLANVRFARADAREAARFGPAELVAVDPPRSGLARETLAALVELKPEKIIYVACDPATWARDVARLAERGYRLEFVRPYDFFPYTHHVEVLSYLTKST; encoded by the coding sequence ATGGATCTGGAAGCCGTCATCGAAAAACTCGTTCCCGGTGGTTTGGGCCTGGCCCGCACCCCCGAAGGGGTGCTGCTGGTGCGCGGCGCCCTGCCCGGGGAGCGCGTGCGGGTGCGCGCGGAGCGCAAGAAAAACCACCTCGAGGGCGAGCTGCTGGAGGTGCTCGAGCCCTCGCCCGACCGCGAGGACCCGGGCCTGCCGCCGGGCGCGGACCTGCCGCTTGGCTACGAGGCCCAGCTGCCCGTCAAGGAAGGCTTCGTGCGCGAATCGCTGGCGCGGGTGGCGCGGCTGGAAACCGAGGTGCAGCCCATCCACCCCTCCCCCGCCCCGCTGGGCTACCGCACCGCCGCCCAGTTCGCGCTCCACCCCCTCGGGGGGCTGGCCTACCGGGTTCCCGGATCGGACGAGCTGGTGCGGGTGGAGGACGACCCGCTGCTGGCGGAGCCGCTGCGGAAAGCCCTGAGGCTTCTGAACACCTGGCCGCTGGTGGGCCTGGAAGAGGTGGCCCTGCGCGGCAGCCTGCTCACCGGCGGGGTGCAGGTGGGCCTCGTCGGCGGCAAGGCGCGCCATTTTCGCAAGGCCGCCGAAGGGCTGGTGGAGGCCGGCATCGCCGGGGTCTGGTGGGGCGCGGCCGACCCGCGCGGCCGCTTCCGCGGGCCGACGCGTTTTCTGGCGGGCAAGGAAACGCTGCTCGAGCGCTACGGCGAGCTCGAGGTGCAGGTGGACGTGGTCAGCTTCGCCCAGGTGAACCCCCCGGCCGCGGCGGCGCTCTACGCCGAGGCGGCGAAGCTGGCCGGCACCGGAGAAAGCGCGCTCGAGCTCTACGGCGGCTCGGGGGTGCTGGGCTTCTTCCTGGCGCAGGGCTACGCCCGGGTGACCGTGACCGACCTGAACCGGCGCAGCATCGAAAAGGGCCGCGCTGACGCGGCGCGGCTGGGGCTCGCGAACGTCCGCTTCGCCCGCGCCGACGCCCGCGAGGCCGCCCGCTTCGGCCCCGCCGAACTGGTGGCCGTGGACCCGCCGCGCTCGGGGCTGGCGCGGGAAACGCTGGCGGCGCTGGTGGAGCTAAAGCCGGAAAAGATCATCTACGTCGCCTGCGACCCCGCCACCTGGGCGCGCGACGTGGCCCGGCTTGCGGAACGCGGCTACCGCCTCGAGTTCGTGCGCCCCTACGACTTCTTCCCCTACACCCACCACGTCGAGGTTCTCAGCTACTTGACCAAGTCAACATGA
- a CDS encoding type II toxin-antitoxin system Phd/YefM family antitoxin, with protein sequence MKRVVNVAEAKAKLSELLEAALRGEEVVIAKRGKPVATLSPIEPAKTRKLGLIDMEIPDSFFEPLPEEELEAWEGR encoded by the coding sequence ATGAAGCGGGTCGTTAACGTCGCCGAGGCCAAGGCCAAGCTCTCCGAGCTGCTGGAAGCGGCGCTGCGGGGGGAGGAGGTCGTTATCGCTAAGCGGGGCAAACCCGTGGCCACCCTCTCCCCCATTGAACCGGCGAAGACGCGCAAACTCGGCCTCATCGACATGGAAATCCCCGACAGCTTCTTCGAGCCCCTCCCCGAAGAAGAGCTCGAGGCATGGGAGGGTCGTTGA
- a CDS encoding type II toxin-antitoxin system VapC family toxin, whose protein sequence is MGGSLNSGYLLDTHALLFAAARPNRLSPKAHAAILSGSRVYTSSASAWEIATKHRIGKLPEAGGLLLNYRELMNEMGLLDLPIYTEHALLAGSMVGDHRDPFDRILAAQARLENLTVISADPAFDALGVRRLW, encoded by the coding sequence ATGGGAGGGTCGTTGAACTCCGGCTACCTGCTCGACACCCACGCGCTGCTTTTTGCCGCCGCCCGGCCGAATCGGCTCTCCCCCAAAGCGCACGCCGCCATCCTCTCCGGTTCGCGGGTATACACCTCCAGCGCCTCCGCCTGGGAGATCGCCACGAAGCACCGCATCGGCAAACTACCCGAAGCCGGAGGTCTGTTACTCAACTACCGCGAGCTGATGAACGAGATGGGGTTGCTCGATCTGCCCATCTACACCGAGCACGCGCTCCTTGCGGGCAGCATGGTAGGCGACCACCGGGACCCCTTCGACCGCATCCTCGCCGCCCAGGCGCGGCTGGAGAACCTGACCGTCATCAGCGCCGACCCCGCCTTCGACGCGCTGGGCGTGCGCCGGCTCTGGTAG
- the hisF gene encoding imidazole glycerol phosphate synthase subunit HisF — translation MLARRIVPCLDVHEGRVVKGVKFVNLVDAGDPVEAAVAYDESGADELVFLDITATHENRPLVLEMVRRVAERVFIPFTVGGGVRSLEDARALLLAGADKVSVNSAAVARPELIRELADHFGSQAVVLAIDAKRVGPGRWEVYVAGGRKPTGLDAVAWAREGERLGAGEILLTSMDADGTKAGYDLDLTRAVAEAVRIPVIASGGAGAPEHFAEVFEEAAADAALAASVFHFGEIPIPDLKRFLARRGIPMREDIE, via the coding sequence GTGCTGGCGCGTCGCATCGTCCCCTGCCTCGACGTCCACGAGGGCCGCGTGGTCAAGGGCGTCAAATTCGTCAACCTGGTCGACGCCGGCGACCCGGTCGAGGCCGCCGTGGCCTACGACGAAAGCGGCGCCGACGAGCTCGTCTTCCTCGACATCACCGCCACCCACGAGAACCGGCCGCTGGTGCTGGAGATGGTGCGCCGGGTGGCCGAGCGCGTCTTCATCCCCTTCACCGTCGGCGGCGGGGTGCGCAGCCTCGAGGACGCGCGGGCGCTCCTGCTCGCGGGCGCCGATAAGGTGAGCGTGAACTCGGCGGCGGTGGCGCGGCCCGAGCTGATTCGCGAACTGGCCGACCACTTCGGCTCGCAGGCGGTGGTGCTGGCCATCGACGCCAAGCGCGTCGGGCCCGGACGCTGGGAGGTCTACGTCGCCGGCGGACGCAAGCCCACGGGGCTGGACGCGGTGGCCTGGGCGCGCGAGGGCGAACGGCTCGGCGCGGGCGAGATCCTGCTCACCAGCATGGACGCCGACGGCACCAAGGCCGGATACGACCTCGACCTCACCCGCGCGGTGGCCGAGGCCGTGCGCATCCCCGTCATCGCCTCCGGCGGGGCGGGCGCGCCCGAGCACTTCGCCGAGGTCTTCGAAGAGGCCGCCGCCGACGCCGCGCTGGCGGCGAGCGTCTTCCACTTCGGCGAGATCCCCATCCCCGATCTCAAGCGCTTCCTGGCCCGGCGCGGCATCCCCATGCGGGAGGACATCGAATGA
- the hisIE gene encoding bifunctional phosphoribosyl-AMP cyclohydrolase/phosphoribosyl-ATP diphosphatase HisIE: MNLDAVKFDERGLVPVVIQDADSGEVLTLAWANREALERTLQTGQTHLYSRSRQALWKKGETSGHVQDLVEMRLDCDGDAVLYRVRPHGPACHTGARSCFHNPVTPEATPPLGWVLEQVWRTIQDRLETMPEGSYVAKMHAAGLDRILKKIGEEAGEVIIAAKNPDAAELAWEASDLLFHLLLTLAERGLGPADLARVLSERHQPGSEG, encoded by the coding sequence ATGAACCTAGACGCGGTCAAGTTCGACGAACGCGGGCTGGTGCCCGTCGTTATTCAGGACGCCGACTCCGGTGAGGTGCTCACGCTGGCGTGGGCCAACCGCGAGGCGCTCGAGCGCACCCTGCAGACCGGCCAGACCCACCTCTACTCGCGCAGCCGCCAGGCGCTGTGGAAGAAGGGCGAGACCTCGGGCCACGTCCAGGACCTGGTGGAGATGCGGCTCGACTGCGACGGCGACGCCGTGCTCTACCGGGTGCGCCCCCACGGCCCCGCCTGCCACACCGGGGCCCGCAGCTGTTTCCACAACCCCGTCACCCCCGAGGCGACCCCGCCCCTGGGCTGGGTGCTCGAGCAGGTCTGGCGCACGATCCAGGACCGCCTCGAAACGATGCCCGAGGGCTCCTACGTCGCCAAGATGCACGCCGCCGGCCTCGACCGCATCCTCAAGAAGATCGGCGAGGAGGCGGGCGAGGTGATCATCGCCGCCAAGAACCCGGACGCGGCCGAGCTTGCCTGGGAGGCCAGCGACCTGCTCTTCCACCTGCTGCTCACCCTGGCCGAGCGCGGCCTCGGGCCGGCCGACCTGGCCCGGGTGCTGAGCGAACGGCACCAACCAGGCTCCGAAGGCTGA
- the glpX gene encoding class II fructose-bisphosphatase, which yields MSIENKLVLEVVRVTEQAALAASRFSGKGDKHAVDEAGTEAMRKQLNEMEISGTVVIGEGEMDEAPMLYIGEQLGKGGVEVDIAVDPVEGTNITAKGLPNSVTVIAISEKGGLFHAPDMYMDKLIVGPPAAGKVDLSWPVGANLKAIALSMNRNVEDLVIVVLDRPRHERLIREIREAGARVKLIGDGDVIAALAAAIRGTGVHAVMGSGGAPEGVLAAAALKCLGGEIQARFLPEDDEQRERLHAMGGDENKIYKTADLAPGDEIVFAATGITDGDILEGVRFFGGGARTHTIAMGHKTRVVRFIDTIHLMEADARVVIRV from the coding sequence ATGAGCATCGAGAACAAGCTGGTCCTCGAGGTCGTCCGCGTCACCGAACAGGCCGCCTTGGCGGCCAGTCGTTTTTCGGGTAAGGGCGACAAGCACGCCGTGGACGAAGCCGGCACCGAAGCCATGCGCAAGCAGCTGAACGAGATGGAGATCAGCGGCACGGTGGTGATCGGCGAGGGCGAGATGGACGAGGCCCCCATGCTCTACATCGGCGAGCAGCTGGGCAAGGGCGGCGTCGAGGTGGACATCGCGGTGGACCCGGTCGAGGGCACGAACATCACCGCCAAGGGCCTACCCAACTCGGTCACGGTGATCGCCATCAGCGAAAAGGGCGGGCTCTTCCACGCCCCCGACATGTACATGGACAAACTGATCGTCGGCCCCCCCGCCGCCGGCAAGGTGGACCTCAGCTGGCCGGTGGGGGCCAATCTGAAGGCGATCGCACTCTCGATGAACCGCAACGTCGAGGACCTGGTCATCGTCGTCCTCGACCGCCCGCGTCACGAGCGGCTGATCCGCGAGATTCGCGAGGCCGGCGCCCGCGTCAAGCTGATCGGCGACGGCGACGTGATCGCCGCGCTCGCCGCGGCCATCCGCGGCACCGGCGTGCACGCGGTCATGGGCTCGGGGGGCGCGCCCGAAGGCGTGCTCGCCGCCGCCGCGCTCAAATGCCTGGGGGGCGAGATCCAGGCCCGCTTCCTGCCTGAAGACGACGAACAGCGCGAACGCCTGCACGCGATGGGCGGCGACGAAAACAAGATCTACAAGACCGCCGACCTCGCCCCGGGGGACGAGATCGTCTTCGCCGCCACCGGCATCACCGACGGCGACATCCTCGAGGGCGTGCGCTTCTTCGGCGGCGGGGCCCGCACCCACACGATCGCGATGGGTCACAAGACCCGGGTGGTGCGCTTCATCGACACCATCCACCTCATGGAGGCCGACGCCCGGGTGGTCATCCGCGTCTGA